The genomic segment GGGAGAAGACCACAGAGTACCGGGGTTCCCCCCTCTACCCCGAACAGTACTGCATGACCCTGGAGGAGCTCGAATCGATCGAGAAGAGGGAACACGCCCCCTTCAAGGTGGGAGGCGAAACGAGGAGGGTCCTTTCCGACAGGGTCATCCCCTACTGGAAGAACAAGACGATGTATGACCGGATCATGGCGGCCATGGATGACCGGTGGAAAAGGGCCCTGGAGAACGACGTCTTCACCGAGTACATGATATCCAGAGCCCCGGGACACGTGAATCTCGACGGGAAGGTCTTGACCAGAGGGCTCCTGGGACTCAAGAAGGATGTGGCAGAGGCGTTGAAGAACGTCGATTTCTCGGCTCCTGATTGCTACCGTAGGATCGAGGAACTGAAGGCCATGGAGGTGGCCATCGACGGCGCCCTTGTCTTTGCTCAGAGGCACAGGGCAAAGGCTCTTGAACTGGCAAGCAAGGAGAAGGATCCCCGGAGAAGGGAGGAACTGAAGAGGATCGCCAGGGTATGCGGCCGTGTGCCCGCCTACCCTGCCAGGAACTTCCATGAAGCCCTCCAGTCGTACTGGTTCATCCACCTGATCACCCTGCTCGAGGCGAACAACTGGGCTATCGGTCCCGGCAGATTCGATCTCTACATGTACCCCTTCTACAAGAAAGACATGGAAGAGGGCATCATCACCCGGGCCGATGCAGAGGAACTCCTCGAGTGCCTCTGGGTCAAGTTCAACAACACGGTCGCCCCGGCCAAAGAGACCAAGACCGCCGGGATGAGTGCCACCTACAACGATTTCGCCCTCCTGAACATCGGCGGCTTGAACGAGGAGGGGTTGGACGGGGTGAACGAACTCTCCTACCTGCTCCTGGACGTGATCGCGGAGATGAGGTTGATTCAGCCGAACTCGATAGTCCTCATATCCGAGAAGACGCCCGAGAGGTTCGTCACCAGGGTGATGGAGGTGGTGAAAGAGGGATTCGGGCAGCCCGCGCTCTTCAACGCAGACCTGGTGGTCCAGGAGCTCCTGAACAAGGGGAAGACCCTTGCAGACGCCCGGCTGGGCGGCCCGAACGGCTGCGTGACGGTCAACGCCTGCGGCAAGGAGAACATGGCTTCCTCGGGTTACTGCAACTGGGTGAAGATCTTGGAGATCACGCTGAACAACGGCATCAATCCCTCCACCGGCGACCTGGTGGGGCTTCGGACCGGTCGAGACTCCGGGTTTTCGAGTTTCGACAGGCTCGTCGATGCTTACAGGAAGCAGTTGGAGTACTTCATCGATATCAAGGTGAAGGGCAACAATCTCATCGACATGATCTACGCCGAACACATGCCGGTTCCCTTTCTGTCGGTTCTTGTTGACGATTGCATCCAGAAAGGCAAGGACTTCCATGCAGGTGGCGCCCGTTACAACATGTCCTACATTCAGGGGGTCGGGCTGGGGACGCTCGCCGATTCGCTCGCAGCGGTCAAGAGGGTTGTCTTCGATGAAAGAATGATCACCCTGGACGATCTGTTGAAGGCCATGGAGGCGAATTTTGAGGGGTACGCGCGGCTCAGGCACTATCTGCTCAACAGGGTCCCCAAGTACGGCAACAACGAGGACTACGCCGACAGCATCATGAAGAGGATGGTGGACATCTACTACGAGGTGGTGAACGACCGGCCTTCCTCCCGGGGAGGAAGGTACGGGGTCAACCTCCTGCCCACCACGGTCCACGTCTACTTCGGCTCGGTGAGCGGGGCGACACCGGACGGGAGGCTGGCGGGCAAGCCCTTCTCAGACGGTATATCCCCTTCCCACGGGGCGGACCGCCGGGGTCCCACGTCGGTCATAAACTCGGCCGTCAAGATGGACCAGGCGAGGTTTTGCGGTACCCTTCTCAATCAGAAATTCTCTCCTCAGGTTCTCAGGAGCCCCCAGGATCTCAAGA from the Deltaproteobacteria bacterium genome contains:
- a CDS encoding glycyl radical protein, with the protein product MNERIERLRNRSIQSEPEVFAERALLVTEAYKQTEAFSPPMRRALVLKYLLEHMTVVINEDELIVGEKTTEYRGSPLYPEQYCMTLEELESIEKREHAPFKVGGETRRVLSDRVIPYWKNKTMYDRIMAAMDDRWKRALENDVFTEYMISRAPGHVNLDGKVLTRGLLGLKKDVAEALKNVDFSAPDCYRRIEELKAMEVAIDGALVFAQRHRAKALELASKEKDPRRREELKRIARVCGRVPAYPARNFHEALQSYWFIHLITLLEANNWAIGPGRFDLYMYPFYKKDMEEGIITRADAEELLECLWVKFNNTVAPAKETKTAGMSATYNDFALLNIGGLNEEGLDGVNELSYLLLDVIAEMRLIQPNSIVLISEKTPERFVTRVMEVVKEGFGQPALFNADLVVQELLNKGKTLADARLGGPNGCVTVNACGKENMASSGYCNWVKILEITLNNGINPSTGDLVGLRTGRDSGFSSFDRLVDAYRKQLEYFIDIKVKGNNLIDMIYAEHMPVPFLSVLVDDCIQKGKDFHAGGARYNMSYIQGVGLGTLADSLAAVKRVVFDERMITLDDLLKAMEANFEGYARLRHYLLNRVPKYGNNEDYADSIMKRMVDIYYEVVNDRPSSRGGRYGVNLLPTTVHVYFGSVSGATPDGRLAGKPFSDGISPSHGADRRGPTSVINSAVKMDQARFCGTLLNQKFSPQVLRSPQDLKKFSSLVRTYFRGNGHHIQFNVIDAATLRKAQAHPEEYGNLVVRVAGYSDYFVSLSRDLQDEIIARTEQESI